Genomic window (Lycium barbarum isolate Lr01 chromosome 2, ASM1917538v2, whole genome shotgun sequence):
ACTAATTTATTCTTCTATGTGTGTCATTCACGCCCTCATACAATTGCAATCAGTTGTagcagtatgcatatgtatggtGTAGATTATATCCAGCAAAGATCTCAATCAATGGCTCTTATTTTGACACGTTGTTTTTTACTTTGGTTGTTTTTTACTTTGGGCATTTTGACTGAGATTTAAATTCCTAATCTTCAGACAACTTTGTAGACTCCGAAAACTCATTTGCTTCAATCTTCTTCTTCGTttcattttcttctctttcattcACTCTATCTTCTCTATTTCTTTGTTGAAGTGTTTGTTCTCCAATAATATTGCTATTGGATTTGGGTGTATTCAGATTTATATATCATTTTCTAGTTCTCTGTTGTATTGAGATATTCTTATCTATGCTATAATTTATTTGAATTTTCACTATTGAGTTATAATTGCTCCCTATGAGCTTGCATGGCTCTTAAATTTAGCTCGTGACAAGAATAAAGAGAGAATCTTTGGGGGCCAAGGTCCCTCAATTCGCCCAAAGAACAAGAACGAAAAGATAACAAAACAAAATAATAAACGCAAGGTTAAGATTGAAAGGCACAAAGAAAGATTTCTTCTTTGTTCTATTCTCTATGGAAGTGCCACATCCAAGGTTACCTTCTTGAATGATGTTGATAGGTCTATGCTGATATCATATCTTTTATTAATTGAATTATGTAATGCGTACTAGCAAGATGTTTTCTATTAGGAGTATAAATTTCTTAAATTCTATTACATCAAAGGTTTAAATTTGTTCCtggtagggatctagtagctcagttggttggctacctcaactttcaccttgttggtgaaagttcgaatccccacattataATCCTCTCTCTCATTTCTCCTTCCCCAACCCCCtatgtaattaaaaaataaataaatttattcCTGAATTTAGCGAAATTTTCTCTTTTGTCCTTCAATAATAGTTCCGGTCAAAATCACCCTCATCAATATTACCAAATTGAATTATATTTGTTCTTTTTACATAACGAAAATTGATTAGCACCACGATTCGCCTGATTTTAATACATAACAAAATGACATAAGTAACCGCTTCGCATAATTCAAGGTTTATTTAAGACTTATCTGTCTCCTCGTCAATAATTCTGTCTGACTAAGAAATCATCATTTCTTTACATTAACATTTTtttcgtttaaaaaaaaaaaaatatatatatatatatataagtaattttattataaaaattttgaaataaattatgtttaagtaattattTCTAGCAGTTAAAGTATTctcatttaaaaaaaatcttaCAAAATAAAAGCACACTTACATATTTGCAAAAATTATAAAATTTTCCGGCAAAGTTAAATTTTATTTTGGTTATTTACAAGAGCTACAAGGAGAATATCCATTAAAAAAATAGTAAAACAAACTAATCACTCTTACAAAGAATTTATTGCTGGTACTAGCTAGTATGATGTTCCAAAAGTGTCATAGAAGCTTATAGTCTTGAAGTATTGTTCATGTCAAAAGCCCTATTTTCAGGTCTATTATTTAACGCTCTTTGTAATAGCTTTCGACTCTGTCTCCGATGATTTCTTTACCTCTTGTCTGTGCTCGAAAAAGTGACTGCGGTAAGATATGTAATAGAGTCGTGATTTAAGTTGTTTAGGGCAATTTTGAATTTGTGTTACAGTACTATCTTTTCTTCATTTAGTTATACAGAATGGCGGTATAAATCAAAATTCTCTTTTTAGGTCACCAATTAGTCATACTTatcacataattttttttaaaagaaataacTTGTCTTTCTAAATACGTTTTACACCATTAATGTatagattttttctttttttctcttttattaCGAAGAAATGATGATCTTGTAGTTAGGTATAATTATTGATGAAGGAAAAAGATAAGTTTTAAGTTAATGTGTTTCTATTTATTTTTGTCACTTGGGAAGAAAGTCTAAATATACTATTGAACTACGAAAAATGATTATTTATGTCATTGATCGTTTAAAATCAGGCAATTTGTGATGCTATTCACTTTTCAAAAGGACAAGTAATAGCCGATTTGATAATAGGCACGAGAAATTTTAACCTCAACTATTAACGAATAGGAAACATAGACAATTTTGAATGACCTTTTCTCATTCTAATACTACCTGCTAAGACATCGTATCTCAATCTCTTGAAATTTGTGTGCCGTACTTCTGTTATTCTTCTTTTGGAAGTTGATAAAGACAAAGGAAACTTCgaaaaagtttatttttatatatgaagTCCAGGATGGATGGATCTCTTCTAACTAGAAAAAACACAGAAATTACTATTTTGTTTTGGATGGACTCTAAGAGGTCTGCTTATTGACTTACAAAAAAACCCTTCTTCCAAGAAACTTCCTATGTTATATTCCTCTGATTTCAACCACAAGTAGTGTCTTGTGATTGTTATTTTTTAGGTATGTATTCCGTACAAGGAAAGGACAGCGGGTATTTCTTATCAATTCTGTCCTAGTTCCATCTTTTTTGTTATATATAGGACTGTTCGCCATATACATGTACTTCAAGAAGACTTGATATATTATGCTCCACTATAACACATCTTGAAGTCTTTCTCCAAGCATAATTTGACTTCAGAAATTCATTGATCCAACTAATTTTGATCCGCCTTGCTAAAAGCCTGAACAACTCTATTGTTCTTTTCTTTTCACGAATTTAGCGTTAGAAATTCACTAGCTCAATTAATTCAAATCCGCGTTGTTGAAAGTCCTGATAGATTTATTGTTCAATTGCAGCATTCAAGATGTCCCCAATCAACTCCATTAATGTGTCAAGAATCTTCTCAAAGCTTGACAAGAATGGTGATGGCCTTGTGAGCCTTGATGAGCTAAAGGGATTTCTTGAAACCATAGGCATTAATTCAAGCCAAGAAGAGCTTGAGTTGCTAGTTGGAAAAACAAGCCTAGACTCCAttgattttttcttcttctatgaTGCTATCACGAAAGCAAATATTAAAGAAAGCAATAAGCATGATCATCGCGAAAATATTTTCCTAGAACATGACCTTCTGAAAGTCTTCAGAGTTTTCGATACGAATGGAGATGGATTTATATGTTGCGAGGAACTGCAGAGAACATTGTCAAGATTGGGATTGTGGGATGAGAAATGTGGGAAAGATTGCAAGAGCATGATCAATGTTTATGACAAAAATTCAGATGGGAAGCTTGATTTCGAGGAGTTTAAGGATATGATGTTTGCTAATTAAGGAACTGTAACTAGAATGAGCGAGTAATCCCGCTTCCAATCTACCAAAAAAATGTGTTAGTGCTATGCATTTGAAATGGTGTGTTGATGGTTTGCTGGGGATTTGTAGTATTGTAAAACTTTATTAGTAATATACTTTAGCTTAATACTTAGTTTGCCTCCCGAGTTTGTACTCAAATTCCTTTTATACACCCTTTTAGCATGAGAATAGTTTTACACACCAAACATTTTTCCGAATGTATCTAAGATACACTATTTTTGTGCTTAACCAATCTCTCAATACATGTGTATATAACGAACCAATAGGGAAATAAGTGTTATTAACTTTAAAAAGAATACTTAAAAATTATAAATACAACCCCATCTTCTTCACCCATCTTCATCTTCCCAAAATATCCATCATATCTGCAACCTTCCTCcacccaggggcggagccagtaaGGGGCTAGGGGTTCCAAATctccttcggcgaaaaattacaccatatatacaaggttaaaatAAGTTTTtacgtatatatagtagatgatgaTCCCTtttggcttcttcgtatgtttacttctttatattatTTAACCCCCTAAATAAAAATTATGACTCTGCCACTGCCTTCACCTGCGGAAATATATTCACAAATCACAATTTTTACTTAGCTTTATTGACAATCTCAAGTT
Coding sequences:
- the LOC132622190 gene encoding probable calcium-binding protein CML44, with protein sequence MSPINSINVSRIFSKLDKNGDGLVSLDELKGFLETIGINSSQEELELLVGKTSLDSIDFFFFYDAITKANIKESNKHDHRENIFLEHDLLKVFRVFDTNGDGFICCEELQRTLSRLGLWDEKCGKDCKSMINVYDKNSDGKLDFEEFKDMMFAN